The following proteins come from a genomic window of Nitrospinota bacterium:
- a CDS encoding YgiQ family radical SAM protein, with product MQIRSIKDVFLPTTSEEASQRGWNSIDILLITGDAYVDHPSFGIPLIGRWLERLGYRVGIVARPRTDTVEDFKRFGRPTLFIGISSGAVDSMLNNYTANKKTRSDDQYAPGGKGGGRPDYAVSVYTELARRAFPDTPILLGGVEASLRRIAHYDYWMNKVRPSILKSADADLLVYGQGEKTVTEIAEILSKSADETGYVSRGGNLYRKAIEKIQELRGVAYVTTKEAARELEPRLTLPSFKEVANDKKKFARAAYFVELEASPYNGKRLVQYHGDSAVVVNQAQLPISTEEFDSIYTLPFTREQHPSYTEKIPAGEMIKFSIASNRGCFGGCSFCAITLHHGRIVSSRSEKSILQELESLNSVNGYRGQISDIGGPTANMYRLDCVSKEIQSVCRKMSCVFPTICPHLVTDHTPQVKLLEKSRKVPGVKKISIGSGVRYDIAFADRKSGEKYLNDLIKHHVGGQLKIAPEHVDDEVLYLMKKPRMEEFEKFVEFFKRSTQEAGKEQYIIPYFISGFPGSTHGKMKKVHDFLTARRWNVQQVQAFIPTPMTLATAMYWSEMDPKTRKSLWVAREYKDRKEQQDLLQPWKERARKKGRG from the coding sequence ATGCAAATTAGATCAATAAAAGACGTATTTCTCCCGACCACCAGTGAAGAGGCGTCTCAAAGAGGGTGGAATTCAATAGACATCCTGTTAATAACAGGAGATGCCTATGTGGATCATCCTAGTTTCGGTATTCCGTTGATTGGGAGATGGCTGGAACGTCTTGGATATCGGGTCGGAATCGTAGCCAGGCCTCGAACTGATACTGTCGAAGATTTCAAGCGTTTCGGACGCCCCACACTCTTTATAGGGATCTCATCCGGCGCCGTGGACAGCATGTTGAACAACTATACGGCAAACAAGAAAACGAGAAGCGACGACCAGTACGCCCCTGGAGGGAAAGGGGGTGGCAGGCCTGATTATGCGGTTTCGGTATATACAGAACTCGCAAGGAGAGCCTTTCCAGATACACCTATTTTATTGGGTGGCGTAGAGGCAAGCTTGAGAAGGATCGCTCACTACGATTACTGGATGAACAAAGTGCGCCCATCAATCCTGAAAAGCGCTGACGCAGACCTTCTTGTGTACGGCCAGGGAGAAAAAACCGTAACCGAGATTGCGGAAATTTTAAGTAAGTCTGCCGATGAAACCGGATACGTTTCTCGAGGCGGTAATCTTTATAGAAAAGCTATTGAGAAAATCCAGGAGTTGAGAGGCGTTGCATACGTAACCACTAAGGAGGCGGCACGGGAGCTGGAACCCCGGCTTACTCTCCCTTCGTTCAAGGAGGTAGCCAACGATAAAAAGAAGTTCGCGCGAGCGGCATATTTCGTTGAGCTTGAGGCGAGCCCGTATAACGGCAAGAGGTTGGTGCAGTATCACGGCGATTCTGCCGTAGTAGTAAATCAGGCGCAGCTGCCGATATCCACGGAGGAGTTCGACTCAATATACACGTTGCCTTTTACGCGCGAACAGCATCCATCCTATACGGAGAAGATTCCAGCAGGGGAGATGATAAAATTCTCTATCGCATCAAACAGGGGATGTTTTGGGGGGTGCAGTTTTTGCGCCATCACACTCCATCACGGAAGGATAGTCTCTTCACGCTCGGAAAAGAGCATACTTCAAGAGCTGGAATCTTTAAATTCGGTGAATGGATATCGAGGTCAGATCAGCGATATCGGCGGTCCGACCGCGAATATGTATCGGCTCGACTGCGTGAGCAAGGAGATACAATCGGTGTGCAGAAAAATGTCATGCGTTTTCCCAACAATATGTCCTCATCTGGTTACCGATCATACCCCACAGGTGAAACTGCTTGAGAAATCCCGCAAGGTGCCAGGCGTTAAAAAGATATCTATCGGTTCAGGTGTGCGATACGACATAGCTTTCGCGGATAGGAAGTCAGGTGAGAAGTATCTGAACGACCTTATAAAACACCATGTAGGTGGTCAATTGAAGATTGCTCCCGAACATGTCGATGATGAAGTCCTGTATCTTATGAAAAAGCCGAGGATGGAGGAGTTTGAAAAGTTTGTGGAATTTTTCAAAAGATCAACGCAGGAAGCCGGGAAAGAACAGTACATAATCCCTTATTTCATCAGCGGTTTTCCAGGTTCTACACACGGAAAGATGAAAAAGGTGCATGATTTTCTGACGGCGAGGCGGTGGAACGTTCAACAGGTGCAGGCATTTATACCAACCCCTATGACATTGGCTACGGCGATGTACTGGTCTGAAATGGATCCTAAGACACGAAAGAGCCTCTGGGTTGCCCGTGAATATAAAGACAGGAAAGAACAGCAGGATCTGCTTCAGCCGTGGAAAGAGAGAGCACGAAAGAAGGGGAGGGGCTAG
- a CDS encoding DUF1538 domain-containing protein, with translation IGVGFGISLGVLKLIYQIPLAYMLLPSYALALVLTYFSTEEFVNIAWDSAGVTTGPITVPLVLALGLGFGNAMDATEGFGILSMASICPILSVLFTGILVQWTRKTSQETRLINAQAEAY, from the coding sequence GATAGGCGTCGGCTTTGGAATCTCGCTCGGCGTATTGAAGCTCATATACCAAATCCCGCTGGCCTATATGCTCCTTCCAAGCTACGCTCTCGCTCTTGTGCTCACCTATTTTTCAACAGAAGAATTTGTTAACATCGCATGGGACAGCGCAGGGGTAACCACCGGTCCGATAACCGTCCCGCTGGTTCTGGCTCTCGGCCTTGGATTCGGAAACGCCATGGACGCCACCGAAGGATTTGGCATTCTTTCGATGGCTTCCATATGTCCGATTCTTTCAGTATTGTTTACCGGGATTTTGGTTCAGTGGACCAGAAAAACCAGCCAGGAGACCAGGCTCATAAACGCCCAAGCGGAGGCATATTAA
- a CDS encoding P-II family nitrogen regulator: MNKREITVLTDVALITCIVQKGLADSIITAARSAGAQGATVHYGRGMGVRERLGVLGVAVEVGKEIIEIVVSSEQVERIFEAMYLAGNLDTPGMGIIYITQLEKAATYIPQVILEKLKREKEEKERRG, encoded by the coding sequence ATGAATAAACGAGAGATAACTGTTCTTACAGACGTCGCCCTCATAACCTGCATTGTTCAGAAAGGGTTGGCGGACAGTATAATTACCGCCGCACGTAGCGCTGGCGCACAGGGGGCCACAGTGCATTACGGAAGGGGTATGGGTGTCCGCGAGAGGCTCGGGGTGCTTGGTGTCGCCGTTGAAGTTGGCAAGGAGATAATTGAGATCGTCGTCTCTTCCGAACAGGTGGAAAGGATATTCGAGGCAATGTATCTGGCAGGCAATCTGGATACTCCCGGGATGGGAATCATCTATATCACGCAACTGGAAAAAGCGGCGACCTACATACCGCAGGTCATTCTGGAGAAATTGAAACGCGAAAAAGAGGAAAAGGAAAGACGTGGGTAA